A window of the Flavobacterium sangjuense genome harbors these coding sequences:
- a CDS encoding TatD family hydrolase — protein MQFFNLHTHKFTNDAAALELVNQYPWEFDDTIPQYSIGIHPWYINEERLASDLNCIEEKLQLKQCLALGECGLDKRIEVPMALQIDVFEKQIAFAEKYQKPLVLHLVAAFDELLEIKKRLKISVPIIIHGFSKNEQVARQLIANGFYLSFGKYLLQNPEMKEVFQSIPNDRFFLETDTIEATLEEVYTLAAEYKGMTLAEMKAQVEENWLAVFDGVDL, from the coding sequence ATGCAGTTTTTCAACCTACATACACACAAATTCACTAACGACGCTGCTGCTTTGGAGTTGGTCAATCAATATCCATGGGAGTTTGATGATACCATTCCACAGTATTCTATTGGGATTCATCCTTGGTATATAAACGAAGAACGATTGGCAAGTGATTTAAATTGTATAGAAGAGAAACTCCAATTAAAACAATGTCTGGCTCTTGGCGAATGTGGATTGGATAAACGCATTGAAGTTCCGATGGCCTTGCAAATCGACGTTTTTGAAAAGCAAATTGCTTTTGCTGAAAAGTATCAGAAACCGTTGGTGCTGCATTTGGTGGCTGCCTTTGATGAACTTCTCGAAATCAAAAAGCGTTTAAAGATTTCAGTGCCAATAATCATTCATGGGTTTTCTAAAAATGAACAAGTCGCCAGGCAATTGATTGCTAACGGATTTTATTTGTCTTTTGGGAAATACTTATTGCAAAATCCAGAGATGAAAGAAGTGTTTCAATCCATTCCAAACGATAGGTTTTTTCTTGAAACCGATACTATTGAAGCCACTTTGGAAGAGGTTTATACGTTAGCCGCAGAATATAAAGGCATGACCTTAGCTGAAATGAAGGCACAAGTGGAAGAGAATTGGTTGGCTGTTTTCGATGGCGTGGATTTATAA
- a CDS encoding DUF1648 domain-containing protein codes for MNSQANPEIRIPLTTAGKIIEAIGLLLLVSFWYFTLSSYSQLPDIIPTHFRTNNVVDGYGNKWNIIMLPIIATILYLGLTIVARFPHKMNHLVTITEANARKQYSIITEMFRILKIAIVIVFFLIAFETVQIALGLPDVLEKWFLLIVFTLVFAPIFYFLIISSKNA; via the coding sequence ATGAATAGTCAGGCAAACCCCGAAATCAGGATTCCGTTGACAACAGCTGGCAAAATAATAGAAGCTATTGGGTTGTTGTTATTGGTTTCATTTTGGTATTTTACATTGTCAAGTTACAGTCAATTGCCGGATATTATCCCAACTCATTTCAGAACCAATAATGTAGTCGACGGTTATGGCAATAAGTGGAATATCATTATGCTGCCAATTATTGCCACTATACTATATTTGGGTTTGACAATAGTAGCACGATTTCCGCACAAAATGAATCATCTGGTTACTATTACTGAAGCAAATGCCAGAAAGCAATATTCCATAATAACCGAAATGTTCAGAATATTGAAGATTGCCATTGTGATCGTTTTTTTTCTAATAGCTTTTGAAACCGTTCAGATAGCATTGGGTTTGCCTGATGTATTGGAAAAATGGTTTCTGCTAATTGTATTTACGTTGGTATTTGCACCGATTTTCTACTTTTTGATTATATCCTCTAAGAACGCTTAA
- a CDS encoding sodium:solute symporter, which translates to MQQLDWIVLSVTLLFIVFYGVYKTKGSKNVEDYILGNKETPWWTVGLSVMATQASAITFLSTPGQAYHDGMGFVQFYFGLPIAMVVISMTFIPIYHKLKVFTAYEYLEQRFDLKTRSFTAILFLIQRGLGTGLTIYAPSIILSSILGWNLTMLNIIIGILVIIYTFAGGTKAVNVTQKQQMFVIMLGMFVTFFLILHLLPNDMTFSNAMHIAGANDKMNILDFSFDPENRYTFWSGITGGFFLMLSYFGTDQSQVGRYLSGKSDRESQMGLIMNGFLKVPMQFFILLTGVMVFVFFQFNPVPLHFNPVNKTAIEKSEYATQYHSLEKQLAQLSEEKKEFNLIYIDHLNQGYDNKILRQKLISLSGKEKDLHDEAKVIISKVDEKAETNDKDYVFIYFILHYLPSGLIGLLLAVILSAAMSSSASGLTALASTTAIDIYKRNVKGEKSEKHFVNATKSFTLLWGVIAIGFACVGTLFENLIQLVNIVGSIFYGTVLGVFLVGFYIKFVKANAIFYSAIVSQFTIFFIYYYTIHIYPNGQEKLGYLWLNFIGASLTVILSMLSQFVIKGKQKVIA; encoded by the coding sequence ATGCAACAACTCGACTGGATTGTCTTATCGGTAACGCTTTTATTTATTGTTTTCTATGGCGTATACAAAACCAAAGGAAGCAAAAATGTAGAAGATTATATTCTTGGAAACAAAGAAACACCTTGGTGGACAGTTGGTCTTTCTGTAATGGCGACACAAGCCAGCGCGATAACGTTCCTTTCAACTCCGGGACAAGCCTATCACGACGGAATGGGATTTGTGCAATTCTATTTTGGGTTGCCAATAGCAATGGTTGTTATCTCTATGACTTTCATTCCGATTTATCACAAGCTGAAAGTATTCACCGCTTATGAATATCTCGAGCAGCGATTTGATTTAAAAACGCGTTCGTTTACTGCTATATTATTTCTTATTCAAAGAGGTTTAGGAACCGGTTTGACCATATATGCGCCATCCATTATTTTGTCCTCTATCCTGGGTTGGAATTTAACGATGCTTAATATTATCATCGGGATTTTAGTTATCATATACACTTTTGCGGGCGGAACTAAAGCCGTGAATGTTACCCAAAAACAACAGATGTTTGTCATCATGTTAGGCATGTTTGTTACTTTCTTTTTGATTTTGCATTTGTTGCCCAATGATATGACGTTTTCCAATGCAATGCACATTGCAGGTGCCAATGATAAAATGAACATTTTAGATTTCTCGTTTGACCCGGAAAACAGATATACTTTTTGGAGCGGAATAACCGGTGGATTTTTCCTGATGCTTTCTTATTTTGGAACAGATCAATCACAAGTTGGAAGGTATTTATCCGGGAAGTCAGACAGAGAAAGTCAAATGGGTTTAATCATGAATGGTTTTCTTAAAGTGCCAATGCAGTTCTTTATTTTATTGACCGGAGTAATGGTTTTTGTGTTTTTCCAATTCAATCCTGTGCCGCTTCACTTCAATCCGGTTAATAAAACTGCGATTGAAAAATCAGAATATGCAACACAATACCATTCACTTGAAAAACAATTAGCACAATTATCAGAAGAAAAGAAAGAGTTTAACCTTATTTATATTGACCACTTAAACCAAGGTTACGACAATAAAATCCTGAGACAAAAACTAATATCATTATCCGGAAAAGAAAAAGATCTGCATGACGAAGCCAAAGTAATCATTAGTAAAGTTGATGAAAAAGCCGAAACCAACGATAAAGATTATGTGTTTATTTATTTTATACTGCATTACTTACCTTCTGGTCTAATCGGGCTTTTGTTGGCCGTTATTCTTTCTGCTGCGATGTCTTCATCCGCTTCGGGATTAACCGCTTTGGCTTCCACCACTGCTATTGACATCTATAAAAGAAATGTCAAAGGCGAAAAATCTGAAAAACATTTTGTGAATGCTACTAAGTCATTCACCTTACTTTGGGGAGTAATTGCGATAGGTTTTGCCTGCGTTGGCACCTTGTTTGAAAACCTAATTCAGTTGGTAAATATTGTAGGCTCTATTTTCTACGGAACCGTTTTAGGCGTATTCCTGGTTGGCTTTTATATCAAATTCGTAAAAGCCAATGCTATTTTCTACAGCGCAATTGTCAGTCAGTTTACGATATTTTTCATCTACTATTACACCATTCATATCTATCCAAACGGTCAGGAAAAGTTAGGTTATTTATGGCTGAATTTTATTGGTGCTTCGCTAACGGTAATTCTATCTATGCTTTCCCAATTTGTCATAAAGGGAAAACAAAAAGTAATTGCATAA
- a CDS encoding T9SS type A sorting domain-containing protein → MKHIITLISILFSINCYSQTPNPALFQTWYLYDYYSTDDNIHHPVSAITPVISPNLTFTEASLSFSGIGACNSFNGTFSTPFDDVVQFSNFSATLLLCGYSSHTSFEGAYFSFMQSGGGQYFISGTGDNMSLVISTPIFMNYVFGNSPLHSPNFDLKQTTVYPNPVDSKLFVDSQNNAIVKIEIFNSLGQKLKTINSGFDVIDMTNFARGIYILKIDSSLGMINKKIVKE, encoded by the coding sequence ATGAAACATATAATAACTTTGATTTCAATACTCTTCAGTATAAACTGTTACTCCCAAACCCCAAATCCTGCATTATTCCAGACTTGGTATTTATACGATTACTACTCTACTGACGATAACATTCATCATCCAGTTTCAGCTATAACTCCCGTCATTTCACCCAATCTTACTTTTACAGAAGCATCATTGAGTTTTAGTGGCATCGGAGCATGCAATTCATTTAACGGAACTTTCAGTACACCATTTGATGATGTTGTACAATTCAGCAATTTTTCAGCTACGCTGCTTCTTTGCGGTTATTCTAGTCATACATCGTTTGAAGGAGCTTATTTTTCCTTTATGCAATCAGGCGGAGGACAGTATTTCATCTCAGGAACAGGCGATAATATGTCGCTAGTTATTTCAACCCCAATATTTATGAATTATGTATTTGGAAATTCACCTCTTCATTCGCCAAATTTTGATTTAAAGCAAACTACAGTCTATCCTAACCCTGTTGATTCTAAACTATTTGTTGATTCTCAAAACAATGCGATTGTCAAAATAGAAATCTTTAATTCCCTCGGTCAAAAGCTTAAAACAATTAACAGTGGTTTTGATGTTATTGACATGACCAATTTTGCCAGAGGAATTTACATTTTAAAAATAGACTCCTCACTTGGAATGATAAACAAGAAGATTGTTAAGGAGTGA
- a CDS encoding cryptochrome/photolyase family protein — protein sequence MNLFWFRRDLRLDDNVGLFHALNSGEEVLPIFIFDDTILSQLPKDDARVTFIHQQLENMQNQLQAVGKSLAVFYGKPIEVFSKLITENQVNIVFTNHDYEPYARKRDLEIYHLLKDNDIEFKTSKDQVIFEKSEVIKDDGTPYVVYTPYSNKWKDNFRKTKLIHYKSEALLNKITAHSYPFLSLKSIGFETSKIKVRPYDISNTLIDNYEATRNFPAMNKTSYLGIYLRFGAVSIRKMVAKALESKNETFLKELIWREFFMQILWHFPHTVNSSFRPKYDNIIWDNNEELFQKWCEGKTGYPFVDAGMRELNTTGHMHNRVRMIVASFLCKHLLIDWRWGETYFATKLLDYEQASNVGNWQWAAGSGVDAAPYFRIFNPTEQIKKFDKDLVYIKKWIPELNTLDYPNPIVNHKEAREKCLIRYKKALE from the coding sequence ATGAACCTATTCTGGTTTCGACGCGATCTGCGGTTAGATGATAATGTTGGCCTTTTTCACGCTTTAAACAGCGGAGAAGAAGTGCTGCCGATATTCATATTCGATGACACTATTCTTTCGCAATTACCCAAAGACGATGCGCGTGTAACCTTTATTCATCAACAGTTGGAAAATATGCAAAACCAACTCCAAGCCGTTGGCAAATCGTTAGCTGTTTTTTACGGAAAACCAATTGAAGTGTTCAGCAAACTCATTACAGAAAATCAAGTTAATATCGTTTTTACCAACCACGATTATGAACCTTATGCCCGCAAACGCGATTTAGAAATATATCATTTATTAAAAGATAATGACATCGAATTTAAAACCAGCAAAGACCAGGTCATCTTCGAAAAAAGTGAGGTCATTAAAGATGACGGAACGCCTTATGTGGTTTACACACCCTATTCAAATAAGTGGAAAGACAACTTTAGAAAAACTAAATTAATTCATTATAAATCAGAAGCCTTACTAAATAAAATTACAGCCCACTCCTATCCCTTTTTAAGCTTAAAAAGTATTGGTTTTGAAACTTCAAAAATTAAGGTTAGGCCTTATGATATTTCCAATACTTTAATCGATAATTACGAAGCGACACGCAACTTTCCGGCAATGAATAAAACCTCTTATCTTGGAATTTATCTACGCTTCGGAGCAGTTTCCATTCGGAAGATGGTTGCCAAAGCACTCGAAAGTAAAAACGAAACCTTTCTAAAAGAATTAATCTGGCGTGAGTTCTTTATGCAAATACTTTGGCATTTTCCTCATACAGTCAATTCAAGTTTCCGTCCAAAATATGACAATATTATTTGGGATAATAATGAAGAATTGTTCCAAAAATGGTGCGAAGGAAAAACAGGCTATCCTTTTGTAGATGCCGGAATGCGTGAACTCAACACTACCGGGCACATGCATAATCGGGTGCGAATGATAGTGGCCAGTTTCCTTTGCAAACATTTACTAATCGACTGGCGGTGGGGTGAAACCTATTTTGCTACCAAACTTTTAGATTACGAACAAGCCAGCAATGTTGGCAACTGGCAATGGGCAGCCGGAAGTGGTGTAGATGCAGCGCCTTATTTCAGAATCTTCAATCCAACCGAACAAATCAAGAAGTTTGATAAAGATTTAGTCTACATCAAAAAATGGATTCCTGAATTGAATACTTTGGATTATCCAAATCCAATCGTAAATCACAAAGAAGCAAGGGAAAAATGTCTGATAAGATATAAGAAAGCCTTGGAATAA
- a CDS encoding DUF2306 domain-containing protein, translating to MMDKKKVMMRIFWTTIILLSSYYLYRAINFRFVKEGIGPTFWNKQFWFVSHLATAVLPLITGPFQFWNWFRKRYIKWHRFLGKVYIIGCLLGGLSALYLGITQPYSGSIVPTLILASLWLFMTSAAWITIRRKDVQAHRLFMIRSYTLTLSFVFLRILSDLVYEHNFLSFIKNQDVKDATYEWMSWVIPILIIEFFISWLPSIKRLKSST from the coding sequence ATGATGGATAAAAAGAAAGTAATGATGAGGATATTTTGGACTACAATAATCTTATTGAGTTCATATTACCTTTATAGGGCTATAAATTTCAGGTTTGTTAAAGAAGGTATAGGTCCAACATTTTGGAATAAACAATTTTGGTTTGTATCCCACTTGGCTACTGCAGTTTTACCTCTTATAACAGGACCTTTTCAATTTTGGAATTGGTTTCGTAAACGTTATATTAAATGGCATAGGTTTTTAGGAAAAGTATACATTATAGGATGTCTTTTAGGAGGTCTTTCAGCATTATATCTTGGTATTACTCAGCCATATTCTGGTTCTATAGTTCCAACTCTGATTCTTGCTTCCCTGTGGCTATTCATGACATCAGCTGCGTGGATTACTATAAGAAGAAAAGATGTTCAAGCACATCGTTTATTTATGATTCGCAGTTATACCTTGACATTATCCTTCGTATTTCTTCGCATTTTATCTGACCTTGTTTACGAACATAATTTTTTGTCCTTTATCAAAAATCAGGATGTAAAAGATGCAACATATGAATGGATGAGTTGGGTAATCCCGATTTTGATTATTGAATTCTTTATTTCTTGGCTGCCTTCAATAAAGAGACTTAAATCCTCAACCTGA
- a CDS encoding SRPBCC family protein, with protein sequence MKIYTLHTKQNLPISLDKAWDFLANPKNLKIITPDYMGFKTLSGDEKEMFAGQIIQYIVTPVLGIPMKWVTEITHVVDKKYFVDEQRFGPYALWHHKHFLKEIPGGVEMEDIVDYKVPMGFLGQIVHPFLVKPKLKEIFDYRKEKLIELFGEYKEQ encoded by the coding sequence ATGAAGATTTACACTTTACATACCAAACAGAATTTACCAATTTCATTGGATAAGGCATGGGATTTTTTGGCAAACCCAAAGAACTTAAAAATTATAACTCCGGATTATATGGGTTTTAAAACCCTTTCGGGTGATGAAAAAGAAATGTTTGCCGGACAAATAATTCAATATATTGTAACTCCGGTTTTGGGAATTCCAATGAAATGGGTAACCGAAATTACGCATGTCGTTGATAAAAAGTATTTTGTAGACGAACAGCGCTTCGGACCTTATGCACTTTGGCATCACAAACATTTTTTAAAAGAAATTCCGGGTGGTGTTGAAATGGAAGACATTGTTGATTATAAAGTTCCGATGGGATTTTTGGGACAAATCGTGCATCCATTTTTGGTAAAGCCAAAACTCAAAGAAATCTTTGATTATCGAAAAGAAAAACTAATTGAACTTTTTGGAGAATATAAAGAACAATAA
- a CDS encoding DUF2911 domain-containing protein encodes MKRIIFVLATIIASYVLNAQVKTPQPSPKSTLTQIVGLTEVTLEYSRPSAKGRVVFGDLVPFGKLWRTGANANSTVSFSEDVVINGTTLKKGKYAIFTTPKADMWEVVFYTDTDNWGTPENWDANKVGVLVNVDPVALNNAVETFTISVGNLTNDSATIDIAWEKTMVSVKFDVPTQKAALASIEKVLAGPTAGDYFSSAQYLFQSNGDLNKALEYINKATSMTKAGADTPFWYLRQKSLIQAKLGDKTGAIATANLSLAGATKAKNDDYVKMNNDSIKEWSKK; translated from the coding sequence ATGAAAAGAATTATTTTCGTTTTAGCAACCATAATTGCTAGTTATGTCCTTAATGCTCAGGTAAAAACGCCTCAACCAAGTCCGAAATCTACACTAACACAAATTGTTGGCCTTACTGAAGTCACATTAGAGTATTCTCGTCCAAGTGCTAAAGGAAGAGTTGTTTTTGGTGATTTAGTTCCTTTTGGTAAGCTATGGAGAACAGGTGCCAATGCCAATTCAACAGTTTCTTTTAGTGAAGATGTTGTAATTAATGGTACTACGCTAAAAAAGGGAAAATATGCTATATTCACTACGCCAAAAGCGGATATGTGGGAAGTTGTTTTCTATACTGATACAGACAATTGGGGAACACCGGAAAATTGGGATGCCAATAAAGTTGGTGTTTTAGTCAACGTTGATCCGGTTGCACTTAATAATGCTGTAGAAACATTCACTATTTCGGTTGGAAATTTAACCAATGACAGTGCAACGATAGATATTGCCTGGGAGAAAACCATGGTTTCTGTAAAGTTTGATGTTCCAACGCAAAAAGCTGCTTTGGCAAGTATCGAAAAAGTATTAGCAGGACCAACTGCTGGTGATTATTTTTCTTCGGCACAATACCTTTTTCAATCCAATGGTGATTTGAATAAGGCACTGGAATATATAAACAAAGCAACTTCAATGACCAAAGCCGGTGCAGACACTCCGTTTTGGTACTTACGTCAAAAATCATTAATCCAAGCGAAACTTGGAGATAAGACAGGAGCCATTGCTACAGCAAATTTATCGTTAGCCGGAGCAACAAAAGCAAAAAATGATGATTACGTTAAAATGAATAACGATAGCATAAAAGAATGGAGTAAAAAATAG
- a CDS encoding DUF418 domain-containing protein, translating to MEINSITDAPVSENDRIKLIDALRGIALLGILLMNIPGFSMPNYSSEVYKNDPSNINFWVSNVIGVLFEGKMRAMFSMIFGAGVLLFIGKKVKNGLSTHGLFYRRMFWLLLFGLIHAHLVLWIGDILYLYAVCGMIVYLFRNVNPKYLVLAIPLVAIVDFGLGTYFYQGIREKRLDYVEAKKAQDENKTLTAEQSKALVTWREVEKSMIPNREDAKENTKKMKSDYSTVASYLRPMAFDGQTKYLFFGIWDSIALMLLGFALYKWGFLTGNWSNDNYRKVMLLGYGIGLPLVIYSSYHYFVTYSTLEANLKRMETVSIDWVNLIYPFQRILLVMAHTATIILLYKSKIIQGVFRRLEAVGQMAFTNYIMHSIICTLFFFGYGLNYYGVFEFYQIYYLAFAIWILQLILSPIWLRHFYFGPLEWVWRSLTYWKLQPFKRV from the coding sequence ATGGAAATCAATTCTATTACTGATGCCCCAGTTTCGGAAAACGATCGAATCAAACTTATTGATGCTTTGCGTGGCATTGCACTTTTGGGTATTTTGTTGATGAATATTCCGGGTTTTTCTATGCCAAATTATTCATCGGAAGTCTATAAAAATGATCCTTCCAACATCAACTTTTGGGTCAGCAATGTTATCGGAGTTTTATTTGAAGGTAAAATGCGCGCCATGTTCAGTATGATTTTTGGAGCCGGTGTATTGCTTTTTATTGGCAAGAAAGTAAAAAACGGACTATCCACTCATGGTTTGTTTTATCGTCGTATGTTTTGGCTGTTGCTGTTTGGATTAATTCATGCGCATTTGGTTTTGTGGATTGGAGACATTCTATACCTCTATGCCGTTTGTGGAATGATTGTCTATTTGTTCCGAAACGTAAATCCAAAATACCTGGTACTAGCTATTCCTTTAGTCGCCATAGTTGATTTTGGATTGGGAACTTATTTTTATCAAGGCATTCGTGAAAAACGCCTCGATTATGTTGAAGCCAAAAAAGCACAAGACGAAAATAAAACCTTGACTGCCGAGCAAAGCAAAGCCTTGGTTACCTGGAGAGAAGTCGAGAAAAGCATGATTCCAAACCGTGAGGATGCCAAAGAAAACACCAAAAAAATGAAGTCCGATTACAGCACAGTTGCCAGCTATCTTCGCCCAATGGCTTTTGATGGTCAGACGAAATATTTATTTTTCGGAATCTGGGATTCCATCGCACTGATGCTGCTTGGGTTTGCGCTATACAAATGGGGATTCCTTACCGGAAATTGGTCTAATGACAACTACAGAAAAGTTATGCTACTCGGATATGGTATTGGTCTTCCATTAGTAATATACAGTTCGTATCATTATTTTGTTACCTATTCTACATTAGAAGCCAACCTCAAAAGAATGGAGACAGTTTCAATAGATTGGGTTAATTTAATTTATCCTTTTCAACGTATTTTATTGGTAATGGCACATACCGCGACAATAATTTTATTGTACAAATCAAAAATAATACAAGGCGTTTTCCGTCGTCTGGAAGCCGTTGGGCAAATGGCTTTTACCAATTACATCATGCACTCGATTATCTGCACTTTATTCTTTTTTGGTTATGGATTGAATTACTATGGTGTATTCGAATTCTATCAAATCTACTATCTCGCCTTTGCCATTTGGATTTTGCAATTAATTCTAAGTCCGATATGGCTGCGTCATTTCTATTTTGGACCGCTGGAATGGGTTTGGCGTAGTTTGACTTATTGGAAGTTACAACCTTTTAAGAGAGTATAA
- a CDS encoding tRNA threonylcarbamoyladenosine dehydratase — MAKWQERAELLFKTEGLNNLKNAKVLVVGLGGVGSFAAEFLARAGVGNLTIVDGDVVDITNINRQLPALHSTVGMPKVHIVGDRLMDINPELNLTRVEEFLSPERSLEIVTSDFDYVLDCIDSVTPKLNLIAACKRKRVKVISSMGAGGKMDASKVKVANIKNTAHCHLAKTIRKRLKKIHIDKLKVVYSSEIQDSSSLKMTDGTNYKRSFYGTNSYMPCLFGLYAAETVIRYLLKKEV, encoded by the coding sequence ATGGCAAAGTGGCAGGAAAGAGCAGAACTTTTATTTAAAACAGAAGGCTTAAATAATTTAAAAAATGCTAAGGTATTGGTTGTTGGATTGGGTGGCGTAGGTTCTTTCGCGGCTGAGTTTTTGGCTCGTGCCGGAGTAGGAAACCTGACCATTGTTGACGGCGATGTTGTAGATATTACGAATATCAACCGACAATTGCCTGCGTTACATTCTACTGTTGGAATGCCCAAAGTTCATATTGTTGGAGACAGATTAATGGATATTAATCCCGAGCTGAACCTTACAAGAGTAGAGGAATTCCTTTCTCCGGAACGTTCTTTGGAAATTGTGACTTCCGATTTTGATTATGTTTTAGACTGCATTGATAGTGTTACGCCAAAACTCAATCTGATTGCTGCCTGCAAAAGAAAGCGCGTCAAAGTGATTTCGAGCATGGGAGCAGGAGGAAAGATGGATGCTTCAAAGGTGAAGGTTGCCAATATAAAGAATACAGCGCATTGTCATTTGGCGAAGACTATCAGAAAGCGTTTGAAAAAGATACATATCGACAAACTAAAAGTCGTTTACTCTTCTGAAATACAGGATTCCAGCAGTTTGAAAATGACTGACGGAACCAATTACAAAAGATCTTTTTACGGAACCAACAGTTATATGCCGTGTCTTTTTGGTTTGTATGCTGCAGAAACGGTGATTCGGTACTTATTAAAAAAAGAAGTGTAA
- a CDS encoding HAD family hydrolase, with protein sequence MIKTVIFDMDGVIIDTEPVHNYAFNAHFKQLNIDVSPELYASFIGNSTKNIFERLRVQFNLADDVDTLVETKRNLFNDAFDNKEDLYLLDGVEDLITDLHNNGIQLVLASSSATITINRIFHRFGLHKYFTHIVSGEDFPKSKPHPAIFLKAAELAQTPVENCIVIEDSTNGIMAAKAAGIYCIGYDSFHSKMQDYSLADMVITDFKELSFEKIANMKSQ encoded by the coding sequence ATGATAAAAACTGTAATTTTCGATATGGATGGTGTAATTATTGACACTGAACCGGTGCACAATTATGCTTTTAATGCCCATTTTAAGCAACTCAACATTGATGTTTCTCCCGAACTGTACGCTTCGTTTATAGGCAATTCGACTAAGAATATATTTGAGCGATTGAGGGTTCAATTTAATTTGGCTGATGATGTTGACACTTTGGTTGAAACCAAACGCAATTTGTTTAACGATGCCTTTGACAACAAAGAAGATTTGTATTTGTTGGATGGTGTAGAAGATTTGATTACTGATTTGCACAACAACGGCATTCAGTTAGTTTTGGCTTCGTCATCGGCAACGATTACTATCAATAGGATTTTCCACCGTTTTGGATTGCACAAGTATTTTACGCATATCGTTTCAGGAGAAGATTTTCCAAAGTCGAAACCACATCCGGCTATTTTTCTAAAAGCAGCCGAATTAGCGCAAACACCGGTAGAAAATTGTATCGTCATAGAAGACAGCACCAACGGCATAATGGCGGCTAAAGCTGCTGGTATTTATTGCATTGGCTATGATAGTTTTCATTCTAAAATGCAGGATTACTCTTTGGCCGATATGGTAATTACTGATTTTAAGGAGTTGAGTTTTGAGAAGATTGCAAATATGAAAAGCCAGTAA
- a CDS encoding SDR family NAD(P)-dependent oxidoreductase, with product MKNILLIGGSYGIGHELAKELQKENNVFVASRTNENLSNLNVTHISFDATTDTIDSSKLPAVIDGLVYCPGSINLRPFRGLKLETFESDMQLNFFSMVKVIQSVLPQLTAAEQSSIVLFSSVAVRMGMPFHTSVAAAKGAVEGFAKALAAEYAPKIRVNVIAPSLTDTPLADKFLNNEEKREKSAQRHPLKRFGTAQDISQMANFLLNEKSSWISGQIFHVDGGMSTLLVNS from the coding sequence ATGAAAAACATATTATTAATAGGCGGCTCTTATGGCATTGGTCACGAATTGGCAAAAGAACTACAAAAAGAAAATAATGTTTTTGTAGCTTCCCGAACAAACGAAAATTTATCAAATCTAAACGTTACACATATTTCTTTCGATGCTACAACCGATACAATTGATAGCTCTAAATTACCAGCTGTCATTGACGGTTTAGTATATTGTCCCGGAAGCATTAATTTGCGACCGTTTCGTGGGCTAAAATTAGAAACCTTTGAAAGCGATATGCAGCTTAATTTCTTTTCGATGGTAAAAGTTATTCAGAGTGTTTTACCACAACTGACTGCGGCAGAACAATCAAGTATTGTTTTATTCAGCTCGGTTGCTGTTAGAATGGGAATGCCGTTTCACACCAGCGTTGCTGCGGCAAAAGGTGCTGTCGAAGGTTTTGCCAAAGCATTAGCAGCCGAATACGCTCCAAAAATAAGAGTAAACGTAATCGCGCCATCATTGACTGACACACCATTGGCAGATAAATTTTTAAATAATGAGGAGAAAAGAGAAAAATCGGCACAACGTCATCCGTTAAAACGATTTGGTACAGCACAAGACATTTCGCAGATGGCAAATTTTCTTTTAAACGAAAAGAGTTCCTGGATTTCAGGTCAAATCTTTCATGTAGATGGCGGAATGTCAACACTTTTAGTAAACTCATAA